In the genome of Streptomyces sp. NBC_00190, one region contains:
- a CDS encoding GntR family transcriptional regulator, with protein sequence MPLIPAQKTARKVLRHSVRGQVLDALRAALVDGELVPGEIYSGPALGERFGVSATPVREAMQQLALEGAVECLPNRGFRVLSHTARELAELAEVRALLEVPVMLRLARGMPTATWEALRPAAAATAEAAAAGDVPGYAEADRAFHREVLALAGNDQLVQVAEELHRRAQWPLPGAARVRRAELVADAAEHSALLEALIAGDLAVVESLVREHFASPAL encoded by the coding sequence GTGCCGTTGATTCCGGCGCAGAAAACCGCCCGGAAGGTGCTACGCCATTCGGTGCGCGGGCAGGTCCTCGACGCCCTGCGCGCGGCGCTGGTCGACGGCGAGCTGGTACCCGGCGAGATCTACTCGGGGCCCGCGCTGGGGGAGCGCTTCGGGGTCTCCGCGACCCCCGTGCGCGAGGCGATGCAGCAGCTGGCGCTGGAGGGGGCGGTGGAATGCCTCCCGAACCGCGGCTTCCGCGTCCTGTCGCACACCGCGCGCGAGCTGGCCGAGCTGGCCGAGGTACGGGCCCTGCTCGAAGTCCCCGTGATGCTGAGGCTGGCCCGCGGGATGCCGACGGCGACGTGGGAGGCCCTGCGGCCGGCGGCCGCCGCGACGGCCGAGGCGGCGGCGGCGGGCGACGTGCCGGGTTACGCGGAGGCTGACCGGGCCTTCCACCGCGAGGTGCTCGCGCTGGCCGGCAACGACCAGTTGGTCCAGGTGGCCGAGGAGCTCCACCGCCGGGCGCAGTGGCCCCTGCCGGGCGCCGCGCGGGTGCGGCGGGCGGAGCTCGTCGCCGACGCGGCGGAGCACTCGGCGCTTCTGGAGGCGCTGATCGCCGGTGACCTCGCGGTGGTGGAGTCCCTCGTACGCGAACACTTCGCGAGCCCGGCGCTCTGA
- a CDS encoding ATP-binding protein encodes MRHRCQADCAEVAELLITELVTNALVHTEQGAEVSASLAAARLRVEVRDYASRRPLPYVPTADDGTHGRGLMLVQALADAWGVEVAGPGRGKVVWFELDGGLA; translated from the coding sequence ATGCGGCACCGGTGCCAGGCCGACTGCGCGGAGGTGGCTGAACTCCTGATCACCGAGCTCGTCACCAACGCCCTCGTCCACACCGAGCAGGGCGCGGAGGTGTCCGCGAGCCTCGCCGCCGCCCGGTTACGGGTGGAGGTCCGGGACTACGCCTCCCGCCGGCCCCTGCCGTACGTACCGACCGCCGACGACGGTACGCACGGCAGGGGGCTGATGCTGGTGCAGGCCCTCGCCGACGCGTGGGGCGTGGAGGTGGCGGGACCGGGACGCGGCAAGGTGGTCTGGTTCGAACTGGACGGAGGGCTCGCCTGA
- a CDS encoding pyruvate dehydrogenase, producing MAKQNVAQQLVDILVRAGVRRMYGVVGDSLNPVVDAIRRSGDIDWIQVRHEETAAFAAGAEAQITGRLAACAGSCGPGNLHLINGLYDAHRSMAPVLALASHIPSSEIGLGYFQETHPDRLFTECSHYSELISNPRQMPRVLQTAIQHAIGRSGVGVVALPGDIAAEPAPEKTVEHALVTARPSVRPGDGEIEKLVRLVDEADKVTLFCGSGTAGAHAEVMEFAGRVKAPIGHALRGKEWIQYDNPYDVGMSGLLGYGAAYEATHECDLLILLGTDFPYNAFLPDDVKIVQVDIRPEHLGRRSQLDLAVWGDVRETLRALNTRVKVKTDRRFLDRMLKKHADALEGVVKAYTRKVEKHTPIHPEYVASVLDELADDDAVFTVDTGMCNVWAARYLSPNGKRRIIGSFSHGSMANALPQAIGAQFTDRNRQVVSLSGDGGFSMLMGDFLTLVQYDLPVKVLLFNNSSLGMVELEMLVSGLPSYGTTNKNPDFAAIARAAGAYGVRVEKPKQLTGALKDAFKHRGPALVDVVTDPNALSIPPRISAEMVTGFALSASKIVLDGGVGRMIQMARSNLRNVPRP from the coding sequence ATGGCCAAGCAGAACGTGGCGCAGCAACTCGTCGACATCCTCGTGCGTGCCGGCGTGCGCAGGATGTACGGGGTCGTCGGCGACAGCCTCAACCCCGTGGTGGACGCGATCCGCCGGTCGGGTGACATCGACTGGATCCAGGTCCGCCACGAGGAGACGGCGGCCTTCGCGGCCGGCGCGGAGGCGCAGATCACCGGTCGGCTCGCGGCCTGCGCGGGCTCCTGCGGCCCGGGGAACCTGCACCTGATCAACGGCCTGTACGACGCCCACCGCTCGATGGCCCCGGTGCTCGCGCTCGCCTCCCACATCCCCTCCTCGGAGATCGGCCTCGGCTACTTCCAGGAGACCCATCCCGACCGGCTGTTCACCGAGTGCAGCCACTACAGCGAGCTGATCTCCAACCCCCGGCAGATGCCCCGCGTGCTGCAGACCGCCATCCAGCACGCCATCGGCCGCAGCGGCGTCGGCGTGGTCGCGCTGCCCGGGGACATCGCCGCCGAGCCCGCGCCCGAGAAGACGGTGGAGCACGCCCTCGTCACCGCCCGGCCCTCGGTACGCCCAGGCGACGGCGAGATCGAGAAGCTGGTCCGCCTCGTCGACGAGGCGGACAAGGTCACCCTCTTCTGCGGAAGCGGCACCGCCGGAGCGCACGCCGAGGTGATGGAGTTCGCCGGCCGGGTCAAGGCACCCATCGGGCACGCCCTGCGCGGCAAGGAGTGGATCCAGTACGACAACCCGTACGACGTCGGCATGAGCGGGCTCCTCGGCTACGGCGCGGCCTACGAGGCGACCCACGAGTGCGATCTGCTGATCCTGCTCGGCACGGACTTCCCGTACAACGCCTTCCTCCCCGACGACGTGAAGATCGTCCAGGTGGACATCCGTCCCGAACACCTCGGCCGCCGTTCACAGTTGGACCTGGCGGTCTGGGGAGACGTACGGGAGACCCTGCGCGCCCTGAACACCCGCGTGAAGGTCAAGACGGACCGCCGCTTCCTGGACCGGATGCTGAAGAAGCACGCGGATGCGCTGGAGGGCGTGGTCAAGGCCTACACGCGCAAGGTGGAGAAGCACACGCCCATCCATCCTGAGTACGTGGCCTCGGTGCTGGACGAACTCGCCGACGACGACGCCGTGTTCACCGTCGACACCGGCATGTGCAATGTGTGGGCCGCGCGCTATCTTTCCCCGAACGGTAAGCGGCGCATCATCGGCTCCTTCAGTCACGGCTCGATGGCCAACGCCCTCCCGCAGGCCATCGGCGCACAGTTCACCGACCGGAACCGTCAAGTGGTGTCGCTGTCGGGTGACGGCGGTTTCTCGATGCTGATGGGAGATTTCCTCACCCTGGTGCAGTACGACCTGCCCGTCAAAGTGCTCCTCTTCAACAACTCATCCCTCGGTATGGTCGAGTTGGAAATGCTGGTTTCCGGCCTGCCCTCCTACGGGACGACGAACAAGAACCCCGACTTCGCCGCGATCGCCCGCGCGGCGGGCGCCTACGGGGTCCGCGTGGAGAAGCCCAAGCAGCTCACAGGGGCTTTGAAGGACGCCTTCAAGCACCGGGGGCCCGCTCTGGTGGATGTGGTGACCGACCCCAACGCCCTGTCGATTCCGCCGAGGATCAGCGCCGAGATGGTGACCGGATTCGCACTTTCCGCCAGCAAGATCGTGCTGGACGGCGGAGTGGGCCGGATGATCCAGATGGCTCGATCCAACCTCCGCAACGTACCGCGCCCATGA
- a CDS encoding helix-turn-helix domain-containing protein has product MLGAIGLDEGQESAYRALVALGAAEVPDLAHRLTLPEPQTERALRHLERQGLAARSSARPGRWVAAPPGVALGALLTQQRHELEQAELAAALLAEEFRAEAAEPAVHDLVEVVQGASAVAHRFHQLQLGAVEEVCALVTGRPQVVTGTGNEAEDRASVRGVDYRVVIEREVLSTPSGIREASTALARGERVRVTGEVPTKLVIADRTLAMVSLTARGAEPAALVVHASGLLESLTGLFEAVWRESLPLRLGASGSPEESGGGPDATDLEILTLLLAGMTDASVAKHLELGLRTVQRRVKGLMELSGVTTRLQLGWHAYERGWVAR; this is encoded by the coding sequence TTGCTGGGTGCGATAGGCCTGGACGAGGGCCAGGAGTCGGCGTACCGGGCGCTGGTGGCGCTGGGGGCGGCGGAGGTGCCCGACCTCGCGCACCGGCTGACCCTGCCGGAGCCGCAGACCGAACGGGCGCTGCGGCACCTGGAACGGCAGGGGCTCGCGGCGCGGTCCTCCGCCCGGCCGGGACGCTGGGTGGCGGCCCCGCCTGGAGTCGCCCTCGGCGCGCTGCTCACCCAGCAGCGGCACGAGCTGGAGCAGGCGGAGCTGGCGGCGGCGCTGCTTGCCGAGGAGTTCCGGGCCGAGGCGGCCGAGCCGGCGGTGCACGATCTGGTGGAGGTGGTGCAGGGCGCGAGCGCGGTGGCACACCGCTTCCACCAGCTCCAGCTGGGCGCGGTGGAGGAGGTCTGCGCGCTGGTCACCGGCCGGCCCCAGGTGGTGACGGGCACGGGCAACGAGGCGGAGGACCGGGCCTCCGTACGCGGTGTCGACTACCGGGTGGTCATCGAGCGGGAGGTGCTGAGCACGCCGAGCGGCATCCGGGAGGCGTCGACGGCGCTGGCCCGGGGCGAGCGGGTCCGGGTGACGGGGGAGGTCCCGACGAAGCTGGTGATCGCGGACCGGACGCTCGCCATGGTCTCGCTGACGGCGCGCGGGGCGGAGCCCGCGGCGCTGGTGGTGCACGCGTCGGGGCTGCTGGAGTCGTTGACGGGCCTGTTCGAGGCGGTGTGGCGGGAGTCGCTGCCGCTACGGCTGGGCGCGTCGGGCTCGCCGGAGGAGTCCGGCGGCGGGCCGGACGCCACGGACCTGGAGATCCTGACCCTGCTGCTGGCGGGAATGACGGACGCGAGCGTGGCCAAGCACCTGGAGCTGGGTCTGCGGACGGTACAGCGGCGGGTGAAGGGGCTGATGGAGCTGTCCGGGGTCACGACACGGCTCCAGCTGGGCTGGCACGCGTACGAGCGGGGCTGGGTGGCCCGATAG
- a CDS encoding DUF456 domain-containing protein encodes MDPPQLLLVGLVLLLGLVGVLVPGVPGTWLVWAGVMWWALHERSAPAWSLLVAATALLLVVQVVKWLLPPRRLRGVAVSRRMAVYAGAGAVLGFVLIPVVGAVPGFVGGIYLCERLRLGTHGEAWASVRAVMRAVGTSVLVELFACLMVVGAWLGAVVVGV; translated from the coding sequence ATGGATCCGCCGCAGCTGCTCCTGGTGGGGCTGGTGCTGCTGCTCGGGCTGGTCGGGGTGCTGGTCCCCGGCGTGCCGGGCACCTGGCTGGTGTGGGCGGGTGTCATGTGGTGGGCGCTGCACGAACGGTCGGCGCCGGCCTGGTCCCTGCTGGTCGCGGCGACGGCCCTGCTGCTGGTGGTGCAGGTGGTGAAGTGGCTGCTCCCGCCGCGCCGGCTGCGGGGGGTGGCGGTGAGCCGCCGGATGGCGGTGTACGCGGGGGCCGGCGCGGTCCTGGGCTTCGTGCTGATCCCGGTGGTGGGGGCGGTCCCGGGTTTCGTGGGCGGCATCTACCTCTGCGAGCGGCTCCGCCTCGGGACGCACGGCGAGGCGTGGGCGTCGGTACGGGCGGTGATGCGCGCGGTGGGCACGAGCGTGCTGGTGGAGCTGTTCGCGTGCCTGATGGTGGTGGGGGCGTGGCTGGGCGCGGTGGTGGTGGGGGTCTGA
- a CDS encoding PPOX class F420-dependent oxidoreductase — MKDFEGFSEAELTYLRSQRLGRLATVDATGQPQANPVGFFPQEDGTILVGGMAMGTTKKWRNLQRNPRLALVVDDLVNTNPWRVRGVEIRGHATLEVGPHELGPHFSPEVIRIHPDHVHAWGL, encoded by the coding sequence ATGAAGGACTTCGAGGGTTTCAGCGAGGCGGAACTGACGTATCTCCGCTCCCAGCGCCTGGGCCGCCTGGCCACGGTGGACGCGACCGGGCAGCCGCAGGCGAACCCGGTGGGCTTCTTCCCCCAGGAGGACGGGACGATCCTGGTGGGCGGGATGGCGATGGGCACGACGAAGAAGTGGCGCAACCTCCAGCGGAACCCGCGGCTGGCGCTGGTCGTGGACGACCTGGTGAACACCAACCCGTGGCGTGTGCGCGGCGTCGAGATCCGCGGCCACGCCACGCTGGAGGTGGGCCCGCACGAACTGGGCCCCCACTTCAGCCCGGAGGTCATCCGCATCCACCCGGACCACGTCCACGCGTGGGGCCTCTGA
- a CDS encoding DUF2637 domain-containing protein, whose protein sequence is MRLTDISLDWLLPGSLLILGVLAAVAVLARGKRESEKAATEDSWERSEERRRRKEAVYGTASYVLLFCCAAVAAALSFHGLVGFGRQNLNLSGGWEYLVPFGLDGAAMFCSVLAVREASHGDAALGSRMLVWLFAGAAAWFNWVHAPRGMGHDGAPQFFAGMSLSAAVLFDRALKQTRRAALREQGLIPRPLPQIRMVRWLRAPRETFGAWSLMLLEGVRTLDEAVDDVREDKKEKENDRHRRREQHRLDRAHIRALGRQNRAFGRARAREGDMPGLAPGTGSAPVGAEPAIPERDQLPPLRRRPSLQAVNTTDSFELTGSRTVDLTAEDDTQALPRLDSLERKLKDLEQQFG, encoded by the coding sequence ATGAGACTGACCGACATATCGCTGGACTGGCTGCTTCCCGGCAGCCTGCTGATCCTGGGCGTACTTGCGGCAGTTGCGGTACTGGCCCGGGGCAAGCGCGAGAGCGAGAAGGCCGCGACCGAGGACAGCTGGGAGCGCAGCGAGGAGCGCCGCAGGCGCAAGGAAGCCGTCTACGGGACCGCCTCGTACGTCCTGCTCTTCTGCTGCGCGGCGGTCGCCGCCGCGCTCTCCTTCCACGGACTCGTCGGCTTCGGCCGGCAAAACCTCAACCTTTCCGGGGGCTGGGAGTACCTGGTCCCCTTCGGCCTCGACGGCGCCGCCATGTTCTGCTCGGTGCTCGCCGTCCGCGAGGCCAGCCACGGAGACGCGGCCCTCGGCTCGCGCATGCTGGTCTGGCTGTTCGCGGGCGCGGCCGCATGGTTCAACTGGGTGCACGCGCCGCGCGGGATGGGCCACGACGGGGCTCCGCAGTTCTTCGCCGGCATGTCGCTCTCGGCGGCCGTCCTCTTCGACCGGGCCCTCAAGCAGACCCGCCGGGCGGCACTGCGCGAGCAGGGCCTGATCCCCCGGCCGCTGCCGCAGATCCGCATGGTCCGTTGGCTGCGGGCACCCCGGGAGACCTTCGGTGCCTGGTCGCTCATGCTGCTGGAAGGGGTGCGCACCCTCGACGAGGCCGTGGACGACGTGCGCGAGGACAAGAAGGAGAAGGAGAACGACCGGCACCGCCGGCGGGAGCAGCACCGCCTGGACCGCGCGCACATCAGGGCGCTCGGCCGGCAGAACAGGGCATTCGGGCGGGCTCGCGCCCGCGAGGGCGACATGCCGGGGCTGGCCCCCGGAACGGGCTCCGCGCCGGTCGGCGCGGAGCCGGCCATACCCGAACGGGACCAGCTGCCACCCCTGCGCCGAAGGCCCTCCCTGCAGGCCGTCAACACGACCGACTCCTTTGAGCTGACCGGCTCCCGGACGGTGGACCTCACCGCAGAGGACGACACCCAGGCGCTCCCCCGGCTCGACTCGCTGGAGCGCAAACTGAAGGACCTGGAGCAGCAGTTCGGCTGA
- a CDS encoding (2Fe-2S)-binding protein produces the protein MTVTAVPPASDVTSAAPSSAVADAYARLAEAFGGLRVAERAAHEDLPGGAGWVRAEDLAAGGPALDAFLAWDDAQVLRDYGRQARPDVVASFGLHRYAWPACLLITVPWFLHRRVPRLPVSEVAFHRTLGRMTVRVDGFACLPDDPAAALPGARVVPDEEALRGEVRAAVAQHLGPVLEGFGPRMRRGRRALWGMVTDEVVESLWYIGHLLGEERRAMAELEALLPGSTAPYTGGAGFRTLCGPDGTELPTRDRASCCLFYTIRPDDTCVTCPRTGDADRVARLTAAATA, from the coding sequence ATGACCGTCACGGCCGTTCCCCCCGCCTCGGACGTCACGTCCGCCGCACCTTCCTCCGCGGTGGCGGACGCGTACGCCCGCCTGGCGGAGGCGTTCGGCGGGCTGCGGGTCGCGGAACGGGCCGCGCACGAAGACCTGCCCGGCGGTGCGGGCTGGGTCCGCGCGGAGGACCTCGCGGCGGGCGGACCGGCCCTGGACGCCTTCCTCGCCTGGGACGACGCCCAGGTGCTGCGGGACTACGGGCGCCAGGCCCGCCCCGACGTGGTCGCGAGCTTCGGGCTGCACCGGTACGCGTGGCCGGCCTGCCTGCTGATCACCGTCCCCTGGTTCCTGCACCGGCGGGTCCCCCGGCTCCCGGTCTCCGAGGTGGCCTTCCACCGGACGCTGGGCCGGATGACCGTGCGCGTCGACGGCTTCGCCTGCCTGCCGGACGACCCGGCGGCCGCTCTCCCCGGGGCTCGTGTCGTGCCCGACGAGGAGGCGCTGCGCGGCGAGGTGCGGGCGGCGGTGGCCCAGCACCTCGGCCCCGTGCTGGAAGGTTTCGGCCCGCGCATGAGACGCGGCCGCCGCGCCCTGTGGGGCATGGTCACCGACGAGGTCGTCGAGAGCCTCTGGTACATCGGCCACCTGCTCGGCGAGGAGCGGCGGGCCATGGCCGAGCTGGAGGCGCTCCTGCCCGGTTCGACCGCCCCCTACACCGGGGGCGCGGGCTTCCGTACCCTCTGCGGCCCGGACGGCACGGAGCTGCCCACCCGGGACCGGGCCAGCTGCTGCCTCTTCTACACGATCCGGCCCGACGACACCTGCGTCACCTGCCCCCGGACCGGCGACGCGGACCGCGTCGCCCGGCTCACCGCGGCCGCCACCGCCTGA
- the rsgA gene encoding ribosome small subunit-dependent GTPase A: MFNASLNTSSTSDAQHVLAAYGWDGGWEAEFAPYAAQGLVPGRVVRVDRGQCDVMTEDGIVRADTAFVTPHDPLRVICTGDWAAVEAAGNPRYVKAYLPRRTAFVRSTSSQRSEGQILAANVDHAIIAVSLAVELDLGRIERFLALAWESGAQPLVVLTKADLVPDPATLGHLVQDVETTAPGVQVLTVSSLTGEGTDVLSAVVADGTSVLLGISGAGKSTLANALLGTEVMEVQETREVDGKGRHTTTTRNLLALPGGGVLIDTPGLRGVGLWDAEAGVGQVFSEIEEYAARCRFHDCAHEAEPGCAVLAAVASGELAERRLDSYRKLLRENQRIVAKTDARVRSEIRRDWRLKSAEGRSNYAAKRGGRV; encoded by the coding sequence TTGTTCAACGCTTCGCTCAACACGTCTTCCACTTCTGATGCTCAGCACGTCCTCGCCGCCTACGGCTGGGATGGGGGCTGGGAAGCGGAGTTCGCTCCGTACGCCGCGCAGGGTCTGGTCCCCGGCCGGGTCGTACGCGTCGACCGCGGTCAGTGCGACGTCATGACCGAGGACGGCATCGTCCGCGCCGACACCGCCTTCGTCACCCCGCACGACCCGCTCCGGGTCATCTGCACCGGGGACTGGGCGGCGGTGGAGGCGGCCGGCAACCCGCGCTACGTGAAGGCGTACCTGCCGCGCCGGACCGCCTTCGTACGCTCCACCTCCTCGCAGCGGTCCGAGGGGCAGATCCTCGCCGCCAACGTCGACCACGCGATCATCGCGGTCTCCCTCGCCGTCGAACTGGACCTCGGGCGCATCGAGCGCTTCCTGGCCCTGGCGTGGGAGTCGGGAGCCCAGCCGCTGGTCGTCCTCACCAAGGCGGACCTCGTCCCGGACCCGGCCACGCTCGGCCACCTGGTCCAGGACGTGGAGACCACCGCGCCGGGGGTCCAGGTCCTCACCGTCTCCTCCCTCACCGGGGAGGGCACGGACGTCCTCTCCGCCGTCGTCGCGGACGGCACCAGTGTGCTGCTCGGCATCTCGGGCGCCGGCAAGTCCACGCTGGCCAACGCGCTGCTCGGCACCGAGGTCATGGAGGTCCAGGAGACCCGCGAGGTCGACGGCAAGGGCCGCCACACCACGACGACGCGCAACCTGCTCGCCCTGCCGGGCGGCGGCGTCCTGATCGACACGCCGGGGCTGCGCGGCGTCGGGCTCTGGGACGCCGAGGCCGGGGTCGGACAGGTCTTCTCGGAGATCGAGGAGTACGCGGCACGGTGCCGCTTCCACGACTGCGCCCACGAGGCGGAGCCGGGGTGCGCGGTGCTGGCCGCGGTGGCCTCGGGCGAGCTGGCCGAGCGCCGCCTGGACAGCTACCGCAAGCTGCTGAGGGAGAACCAGCGGATCGTGGCGAAGACGGACGCCAGGGTCCGCTCGGAGATCCGTCGTGACTGGCGCCTCAAGTCGGCGGAGGGCCGCTCCAATTACGCGGCGAAGCGCGGCGGCCGGGTCTGA
- a CDS encoding protein phosphatase 2C domain-containing protein, whose product MSQQGAGADDWWQKLYEDPDAVPEADPGDTLDNRFRSASVLTTDPGQAPAPAPGPAEPGPEAVPARPPEPPPSAPPAPPAAEPLLPGPRRSPPPPPPGWPPADPPAPPVPPPSPAPPTASGVPGPRPAPDQQSPVPPVPPAPPRDPRAGGVTGYALGDVDVPPVAPSGLPARHRDAPQPAPASVPAPGPAEPERRPEVRHLGDRAPTYAAEPGALPPADPAALSGVGGLTPDTVLEGARYGTYTLRAASLRGDSARFRGEARRDFLLTARFGGGDDALVLVALAGGDRAAPGAAEAAAELCRTIAAAVGRSQDRLADDIRAGRRDALRSGLQRLTDRGYGRLRARAAELGLAEEAYTAGVRGLLLPVDPECRTRVCFGSGPGGLFRLRSGVWQDLEPAAGPPGDPAGTTGTREGPEDTEPVDGGFRFRASVARPGDILLLCSGGLAEPMREEGLLTAELAARWADPQPPGLAAFLADTQLRVKGYADDRTAAAVWEA is encoded by the coding sequence ATGAGTCAGCAGGGCGCGGGCGCGGACGACTGGTGGCAGAAGCTCTACGAGGACCCGGACGCGGTCCCGGAAGCCGACCCGGGGGACACCCTGGACAACCGCTTCCGTTCGGCGTCGGTCCTGACGACGGACCCGGGGCAGGCACCGGCACCGGCACCGGGTCCGGCGGAGCCGGGACCCGAGGCGGTGCCCGCGCGGCCGCCGGAGCCTCCGCCGTCGGCCCCACCCGCCCCTCCTGCCGCTGAGCCGCTGCTCCCGGGACCCCGCCGCTCCCCGCCCCCGCCCCCGCCGGGCTGGCCGCCCGCGGACCCCCCGGCCCCGCCGGTCCCGCCGCCGAGCCCGGCTCCGCCGACGGCGTCCGGGGTACCGGGGCCGCGGCCGGCTCCGGATCAGCAGTCACCCGTACCGCCCGTACCGCCCGCGCCCCCGCGGGATCCGCGCGCCGGGGGTGTCACCGGATACGCCCTCGGGGACGTGGACGTACCGCCGGTGGCGCCGTCCGGGCTCCCGGCCAGGCACCGGGACGCCCCACAGCCCGCACCCGCTTCCGTACCCGCACCGGGTCCGGCGGAGCCGGAGCGGCGGCCCGAGGTGCGTCACCTCGGCGACCGGGCCCCCACGTACGCCGCCGAGCCCGGCGCGCTCCCGCCCGCCGACCCCGCCGCCCTCAGCGGCGTCGGCGGGCTGACCCCCGACACCGTCCTGGAGGGCGCCCGCTACGGCACGTACACCCTGCGCGCCGCCTCCCTGCGCGGGGACTCCGCCCGCTTCCGCGGCGAGGCCCGCCGGGACTTCCTGCTCACCGCCCGGTTCGGCGGCGGCGACGACGCCCTGGTCCTGGTGGCCCTCGCCGGCGGCGACCGGGCCGCCCCCGGAGCCGCCGAGGCCGCCGCCGAGCTCTGCCGCACCATCGCCGCCGCCGTCGGGCGCAGCCAGGATCGGCTGGCCGACGACATCCGGGCCGGGCGCCGCGACGCCCTGCGTTCCGGCCTCCAGCGCCTCACGGACCGGGGGTACGGGCGGCTGCGGGCCCGCGCCGCCGAGCTGGGGCTCGCCGAGGAGGCGTACACCGCCGGAGTGCGCGGACTGCTGCTCCCGGTGGACCCCGAGTGCCGGACCCGCGTGTGCTTCGGCTCCGGCCCGGGCGGGCTGTTCCGGCTCCGGTCCGGTGTCTGGCAGGACCTGGAACCGGCGGCCGGCCCTCCCGGCGACCCGGCCGGGACCACCGGGACCCGAGAGGGGCCCGAGGACACCGAACCCGTCGACGGCGGCTTCCGGTTCCGCGCCTCCGTGGCCCGCCCCGGCGACATCCTGCTGCTGTGCTCCGGCGGCCTGGCCGAGCCGATGCGGGAGGAGGGGCTCCTCACGGCCGAACTCGCCGCGCGCTGGGCCGACCCGCAGCCGCCCGGTCTCGCCGCCTTCCTCGCGGACACCCAGCTCCGCGTCAAGGGCTACGCCGACGACCGCACGGCCGCCGCCGTCTGGGAGGCGTAA